Within Chrysemys picta bellii isolate R12L10 unplaced genomic scaffold, ASM1138683v2 scaf1334, whole genome shotgun sequence, the genomic segment ggggctccatttccccttccactagctccccatttacagtgagccagagcagtacctgcagcagggagcaggagttgctgaaggcctcagaggaacagcccctgtagtgtctcaggcacctggcgcaagtgccggatgatgcggagctggtgcatcactttggccgtgacgtcctcctgctgcaagggaacgagaacctgtcagagactcaaaggtcccgaggaatcagggggaattaagggcacctggaaccagcagtatttccacccaccacctgcccaccgctgagggatgaattcacctcctgaaccccagaatggagtcttcttgtcctttctagtaacctccagtgccaacccccctcctcgaaggattagctcctgctacctccccctcagtgttcttcacagctgttccacctccaaaccaaacctcaagttatcagaaccctcttctgcacccccaaccaggttgggcatcgaggcggctctagcgggggggcaggagggattctgccagaagtgaaatgggttgaggggaggttgagatcttgccccaagtcatcccagacactaatgctaagccacaggatggcagcatctagtgtcagtggagtccaagcactatttcaaccatacagttttggatgaactccccacaaggggaggtgaagagcacccccagcaacacacacacaaacacacacacacacacacaccactcatggtggtgaaaggggaacaggagaaaggacaaaagaagtaagagatgaagagaaaggaaggagggatggaggaaaaggtaaaacgaaaaggacaaaccctaatgtccccagtgattctacgggacaaaatcccagggagggaataaaattctgccatcagatccattctggatcagactgagcaggttccaaaacctcttggaggctcttaccttctaaatagggacgtctgttttctaggaaaatccgtcaaaaggaaaggagaaaactcgaaagaggctcctgctcacactcacatacgtcaaccctaacactctctcagtcctcaaagagagacctcgagaaggagacttgctgaagcaaagccacaggggtctctgaggtttccctggccctgtgctcctgtcctgccaggctgatgtcagcatctctctcggaggtcaccacctccctaacacctttgaccaataggctgacgtcctgcaaaaggcctttgtgatatcactgccacacccacccttccccggaagtgctaatgtcctgttgctgggctgacactttgaaggtttcagctactctctgtggatcaccccactcaatgcctgttcattctaggaagcaagccggctagacagtaaaacatcagaggctgctcccaatgctacacatgggtctggtctacactacgggtttaggtcgactttagcggcgttaaaccgaattaagcctggacacgtccacacaacgaagcactttctttcgacttaaagggtcctttaaaccggtttctttacaccacctctgacgaggggattagcgataaaaccggtctttgcgcgtcggaattggggtagtgtggacggaattcgacgttattggcctccgagagctatcccacagtgcttcattgtgaccgctctggagagcactctcaactcagatgcactgaccaggtagacaggaaaagacccgcgaaggtttgaatttcatttcctgtttgcccagcgtggagagcacaggtgaccccgcagagctcatcagcacaggtaaccgtgatggagtcctcccaggatcgcaaaagagctccagcagggaccgaacgggaggtacgagatctgctcgccatatggggagatgaagcagtgatagctgaactccgtagcagtaaaagaaatggaaaagtattagaaaagatctccaaggccatgaaggaccgaggccataacagggacacacagcagtgccgcgtgaaaattaaggagctacggcaagcttaccacaaagccagagaagcaaacggaaggtccggggcagagccgcaaacttgccgctgctacgcggagctgcatgcgatcctagggggtgcagccaccactaccccaaccgtgtgctatgactctctcactggagaaacacacagggaagacggttcagggaacgaggaagatgacgatggaggtactgtaggtagctcacagcagcaaggaagcggagaaaccggtttccccaacagccaggatatgtttgtgaccctggacctggaaccagtaacccccgaactcacccaagaccctcagggcacacaggagacctctggtgagtgtaactttgtaactatttgtaaacattacaaaaaaaaagcaagcgtgtttaatgattactttgccctggcaatcgcggccagtacatctactggaaaagtctgttaacgtgtatggggatggagcggaaatcctccagggacatctccagaaagctctcctggttgaaatggggtgattttattaaggggacattcagaggcgcccgttcctgctcttctgaccagaaatgttccccgctgttaaccacgcggtggggggaggggtgaagtgatcatcccagagaatcgtgtgtgtgtgtgtggggggggtttacttgtgtttgtgccgcatgttaaccgggaaaccacagccccctccttttacattgaaaccccattttaaatggacaacccaattcatccttgatatgggaaatgcgctgctgtttgcaacctttcgcgcatgttaagaaggttaaaaaagccaaaacactgtggcctacgatggctgcctgcaagccgaaatatgcgaccttgtaatgaaagagtgtacccattgttctctaaaatgtgtcttttttaaccacctctcccttctcctccgccagctgcaaatgtttctccttcgcagaggctcgtgaacattagaaagagaaaacgtaggacgagggacgagatgttcacggagctccagatgtccgcccaggctgatagagcacagcaaaatgcatggaggcagtcaatgacggagatgagaaaagcccaatatgaacgagaggagaggtggcgggctgaatcgcgggaagaacagagcaagtggcgggctgaagacgataggtggcgtcagcttgcagacagacggcaagaggcaatgctccgtctgctggagcatcaaactgatatgctcgagcgtatggttgagttgcaggaaaggcagcaggagcagagaccgccgctacagcccctgtgtaaccaacagccctcctccccaagttccatagcctcctcacccagacgcccaagaacgcggtgggggggcctccgtccacccagtcactccaccccagatgatcgcccaagcatcagaaggctggccttcaataagagttaaagttttaaaatgcagtgtgtccttttccatccctcctcccccacccatcccaggctaccttggcaattatccccctacctctgtaaggaactaataaagaatgcatgaatgttaaaaaaaaatgactttattgcctctgcaagcgggaggggagggtggggtggggtggttggtttacagggaagtagagtgaaccgggtcgggggggggggttggagggttcatcaaggagaaacaaacagaagtttcacaccgtagcctggccagtcacaaaactcgttttcaaagcttctctgatgcgcaccgcgccctgctgtgctcctctaaccgccctggtgtctggctgcgcgtaatcagcggccaggcgagttgcctcaacctcccaccccgccataaaggtctcccccttactctcacagatattgtggagcgcacagcaagtagcaataacaacggggatattcttttcgctgaggtctgagcgagtcagtaagctgcgccagcgcgcttttaaacgtccaaatgcacattccaccaccattcggcacttgctcagcctgtagttgaacaggtcctgactcctgtccaggctgcctgtgtacggcttcatgagccatggcattaaggggtaggctgggtccccaaggatcacgataggcatttcaacatccccaatggtcactttctggtccgggaagaaagtcccttcctccagctttcgaaacagagcagagttcctgaagacgcgagcatcatgtacctttcccggccatcccacgttgatgttggtgaaacgtcccttgtgatccaccagggcttgcagcagcattgaaaagtaccccttgcggtttacgtagtcggtggcttggtgctccggtgacaagatagggatatgggttccgtctatggccccgccacagtttgggaatcccatttcagcaaaaccatccactattgactgcacgttgcccagagtcactacccttgctatcaccaggtctttcattgccctggcaaattggatcacagcagcccccaccgtagatttgcccactccaaattgattcccgactgaccggtagctgtctggcgttgcaagcttccacagggctatcgccactcgcttctcaactgtgagggctgctctcatcttggtatcctggcgtttcagggcaggggacagcaagtcacaaagttccatgaaagtgcccttacgcatgcgaaagtttcgcagccactgggaatcgtcccatacctgcagcacgatgcggtcccaccagtctgtgcttgtttcccgggcccagaatcggcgttccacggcatcaacctgccccagtgacaccatgatttccacattgctggtgcctgtgccttgtgagaggtctatgtccatgtcaatttcctcatcactctcgtcgccgcgctgcaatcgcctcctcgcctggtccgggtttcgccttggcatgtcctggctctgcatatactccaggacaatgcgcgtggtgttcatagtgctcataattgccgcggtgatctgagcgggctccatgatcccagtgctagctatggcgcctggtcagaaaaaaggcgcgaaagtagtatctgatggaccaggagaaggagggagggcgggagggagggagggccgagtgacgacatggcgtacaggtacaggaacagggagaaacacaaacaactgtcacacagaatggtccccccaaagattaaaatgaaaaccctgggcttagcaggccattgatttcacggaggaaggggaagcatatgaatacagaacaaatctattttttacatcttaaggtgacagccgacggtgcagcatgagtgacagccatacccataccagtatgacgatgacggataccaatcataaaataccatcatctgccaaaaggcaaggggctgctgctgtgtagcaatgcagccccacgtctgccagccccacgtccgccagcacccagcatcgccctcggcctcttctgggtgcttagcagacaatactgggcaattggcagaaaatagtatattacgactggtagccatcatcatcgaaacagtagcatgtctgcccaggtggccatgattgacagccacaccagtacgacgacgatgggtaccagtcataatataccatcgcctggcaaggggctggtgcaatgcagccctacggctgccagccccatggctatcactcatgctacaccgtctaccgccaaaaggcagttagcagctgctgctgtgtagcaatgcagtcccacgtctgccagcacccagaggacatatggtgacggtgagctcagctgagctgagcgggctccatgcttgccgtgatatgttgtctgcacaggtaacccaggtaaaaaggcgcgaatctattgtctgcgttgctgtgacgaggggggaggggcctgacgacatgtacccagaaccgcccgcgacactgttttgcatcatccgggcattggaatctcaacccagaattcaaagaaaaggcgcgaaccgcttctcggctctctgagctgtggcgcaaacgtagtatctgacggactaggggaaggagggaggggggctgagtgacgacatggcgtacaggcacagggaattaaaatcaagaacggtggctgtgcatcagggagaaacacaaacaactgtcacacagaatgttccccccaaagattaaactgaaaaccctgggcttagcaggccgttgatttgacggagggagggggaagcaaatgaatacagagcaaatctattttttacatcttaagacgacggtgcagcgtgactgatagccctcggcatctttctgggtgcttggcagcaaatacggggcggcgtatgacgatggtcttcaggcctattgcacaatcggctgctcggggaagactctgctaacgtgcgatgacccgacttgtaataggacggctaatagtcgtaatacaccatttactgccaaaaggcaagccccacggctgccagcacccagatcgccgatgaaggctaccagtctactgcaccgtctaccgccaaaaggcagttagcagctgctgctgtgtagcaatgcagtcccacgtctgccgacacccagaggacatatggtgacggtgagctgagctgagcgggctccatgttgtctgcacaggtaacccaggtaacccaggtaaagaggcgcgaatctattgtctgccgttgctgtgacgggggagggaggggcctgacgacatgtacccagaaccgcccgcgacactgttttgcatcatccgggcattgggatctcaacccagaattcaaaggggcggcggagactgcgggaactgtgggatagctgtgggatagctacccatagtgcaatgctctggaagtcgacgctagccttgtactgtggacgcggtccgccgactagagcacctagagcattttattgtgtggacacacacaatcggctgtatacaaccgatttcaataaaaccggcttctataatttcgaactaatttcgtagtgtagacgtaccctcagtgtttccaaaattaggggactttatggccagaagagacctttagagcatctcatctaaccccttgcataccataggcttgctgtatagtacaatagttactttttgggcacacacattgcagaaagccatctagtcttccttcaatgacatcaagagatggagaatccaccactttcccttttagtgagtgccagggggatccatttccccttccactagctccccatttacagggagacagagcagtacctgcagcagggagcgggagttgctgaaggcctcagaggcgcagcccctgcagtgtctcaggcacctggcgcaagtggcggatgatgcgggtgcatcactttggccgtgacgtcctcctcctgcaagggaacgagaacctgtcagagactcaaacgccccgaggaatcagcgggaattaagggcacctggaaccagcagtatttaaactgactacctgcccaccgctgagggatgaattcacctcctgaaccccagaatggagtcttcttgtcctttctagtaacctccagtgccaacccaccaccttgtagggtgagctcctgctacctccccctcagtacccttgacagctgttctacctccaaaccacagctcaagttatcagaaccctcttctcaaccccaacccaggttgcgcagggaggcggccctagcagggggggcaggagggattctgccagcagtgaagtgggttgcggggaagttgagatcttgccccaagttgtcccagacactaatgctaagccacaggatggcagcatctagtgtcagtggagtccaagcactatttgaacccgacagttttggatcaacttcccacaagaggaggtgaagagcacccccagcaacacacacaccactcctggaggtgggaggggaacaagagaaaggacaaaagaagtaagagatgaagagaaaggaaggagggatggaggaaaaggtaaaacgaaaaggacaaaccctagtgtccccagtgattccacgggacaaaattccagggagggaagaaaattctgccaccttaaactactgttttccatgccgagaattcagctggcaccagatggatcagactgagcaggttccaaaacctcttggaggctcttaccttctaattttcaagtaaaatcagtaaaaggaaaggagaaaactcgaaagaggctcctgctcgcactcacatacgtgaaccctaatactctctcagtcctcaaaaagaaacctcgagaaggagacttgctgaagcaaagccacaggggtctctgaggtttccctggtcgtaagcccctgtcctccctggctgaagacagcatctcgctctgaggtcaccacctccctaacacctttgaccagtacgctgagatcctagaaaaagcctttgtgatatcactgccacacccaaccaaaccctaaagtgctcatgtcctgctgctggcctgacactttgaaggtttgagctacgctctgtggatcacaccacaaaattcatcttcattctaggaagcaagctagctagacagtaaaacatcagaggctgctcccaatactacactcagtgtttccaaaagtaggagactttctggccagaagagacctttacagcatctcatctaaccccctccatatcataggcttccagtatagtacaatagttactttttgggcacacacattccagaaaggcatctagtcttcaatcaatgacatcaagagttggagaatccaccactttcccttttagtgagtgccagggggctccatttccccttccactagctccccatttacagtgagccagagcagtacctgcagcagggagagggagttgctaaggcctcagaggaacagcccctgcagtgtctcaggcacatggcgtaagtgccggatgatgcggagctggtgcatccctttggccgtgacgtcctcctgctgcaagggaacgagaacctgtcagagactcaaatgccccgaggaatcagggggaattaagggcaccgggaacaagcagtatttacacccagcacctgcccaccactgagggatgaattcacctcctgaaccccagaatggagtcgtcttctcctttctagtaatctccagtgccaacccccgtccttgtagggtgagctcctgctacctccccctcagtgcccttgacagctgttccacctccaaaccacagctcaagttatcagaaccctcttctccacccccacccaggttgggcagggaggcggctctagcagggggggcaggtgggattctggcagcagtgaactgggttgcggggaggttgagatcttgccccaagtcatcccagacactaatgctaaaccacacgatggcagcatctagtgtcagtggagtccaa encodes:
- the LOC135979878 gene encoding mediator of RNA polymerase II transcription subunit 15-like gives rise to the protein MESSQDRKRAPAGTEREVRDLLAIWGDEAVIAELRSSKRNGKVLEKISKAMKDRGHNRDTQQCRVKIKELRQAYHKAREANGRSGAEPQTCRCYAELHAILGGAATTTPTVCYDSLTGETHREDGSGNEEDDDGGTVGSSQQQGSGETGFPNSQDMFVTLDLEPVTPELTQDPQGTQETSAANVSPSQRLVNIRKRKRRTRDEMFTELQMSAQADRAQQNAWRQSMTEMRKAQYEREERWRAESREEQSKWRAEDDRWRQLADRRQEAMLRLLEHQTDMLERMVELQERQQEQRPPLQPLCNQQPSSPSSIASSPRRPRTRWGGLRPPSHSTPDDRPSIRRLAFNKS